Proteins encoded within one genomic window of Halobacteroides halobius DSM 5150:
- a CDS encoding RHS repeat domain-containing protein has translation MQETTYKYDLRNQLRQININGHQINFKYNTKGWRIKKDNEIRTTYYLYGKGQQVLEERNENSEVERIFIYGANGKVATLDKEGSINYVVSDQLGSTSVITDEEGNEVMRYKYSPFGNLIKSKGNTEDSYRFTGKEFDGMTGLYYYGARYYDPTIGRFITEDPIQDGWNWYVYCRNNPLRYVDLDGLTAFAVELAGAGQAFAEGQLGLGLVIDLKGDVIAYTAESAGAGNEIGAEVDLTFKFSPFGDVEDFKGTAIYGDGAFDMGLLDLEGGWEKGTPPNAPSIFTGGIDLGPTPPAQSLAGMPIPISASTGYSGTQTRQEFNIFDMARAFDDKIANMLANFWIENDLPSLTPSDWTVNYDYE, from the coding sequence TTGCAAGAGACTACTTATAAGTATGACTTACGGAATCAACTAAGGCAGATAAATATTAATGGTCATCAGATTAACTTTAAGTATAATACTAAAGGTTGGCGGATTAAAAAGGATAATGAAATTAGGACAACCTATTATTTGTATGGTAAAGGACAGCAAGTTCTAGAAGAGAGAAATGAAAATAGTGAAGTAGAGAGAATCTTTATCTATGGAGCAAATGGTAAAGTGGCTACTTTAGATAAGGAAGGTAGTATAAATTATGTAGTAAGTGATCAGTTAGGTAGTACCTCTGTAATTACAGATGAAGAAGGGAACGAAGTGATGAGGTATAAGTATAGTCCCTTTGGTAACTTAATTAAAAGTAAAGGTAATACTGAAGATAGTTATCGGTTTACAGGTAAAGAGTTTGATGGGATGACAGGATTATACTATTATGGTGCGAGGTATTATGATCCTACGATTGGGAGATTTATTACGGAAGACCCGATTCAGGATGGATGGAATTGGTATGTGTATTGTAGAAATAATCCTTTGAGGTATGTTGATCTAGATGGGTTAACTGCATTTGCAGTAGAATTAGCAGGTGCTGGTCAGGCATTTGCAGAGGGACAATTAGGTTTAGGACTTGTAATAGATCTTAAGGGAGATGTTATAGCATATACAGCAGAATCAGCAGGAGCGGGAAATGAAATAGGAGCAGAAGTAGATTTGACTTTCAAATTTAGTCCATTTGGAGATGTAGAAGATTTCAAGGGAACAGCAATATATGGTGATGGGGCATTTGACATGGGACTTTTGGATTTAGAAGGTGGATGGGAAAAAGGAACTCCCCCTAATGCTCCTTCTATCTTCACTGGAGGTATAGATTTGGGACCAACTCCTCCAGCTCAATCATTAGCAGGAATGCCGATTCCTATTTCAGCCTCTACAGGTTATTCTGGGACTCAGACTAGACAAGAATTCAATATATTTGATATGGCTAGAGCTTTTGATGATAAAATAGCTAATATGCTGGCCAACTTTTGGATTGAGAATGATTTACCTTCATTAACTCCTTCTGATTGGACAGTTAATTATGACTATGAATAA